In Polyodon spathula isolate WHYD16114869_AA chromosome 23, ASM1765450v1, whole genome shotgun sequence, the DNA window TATTTGGTTCCTTCAGCCTGATCTGTAAGAAAGCCTGTGCCGTTAGAAAAGTGATTGCAGATGCCTTTCTTCATGTTAGACAACAGAgtcaagattttaaaaataaaagagatTAAGCCAAAAACATGCCACAGCGTTGAAGTTCAGTTAAGCCCTAGCTAATGATACAGCCACTGGCAGTGATGTGAAGGTGACATTACAATTCTCCCGGGCTTTAACAGTGAGTTCTTGACGATATTTTTCATTAAAGCAGGAACTAGATCTCATGATGCCAAGCTACTAAAACCTggtggtgaggcccagcctgatTAGTCTCCACCTGGACTCTTTGGGCGAGGTTCCCTTGACATGATTGGCAACTCTGCAGGAACCAGTGAGCTTCTGATCAAATTACTGACCCTCCACACtgcagcgcctttactggataaGCCAAGACAACCCCAAAAGCTAATTTGACCTTAAAAATATTGATATTGCGGCTGGCAGTAGCCTCTCACCAATTGCCCTAAACAGCAGAAAcacagagccagagccagagaaCTATTTATATCATGCCTTTCATATCACAGCCACAAGATCGCCTGCAAAAGAAGATTCTTTTGCTTCAATGAAGACAGCACCTGCGCCGATGAACACAGAACCGCTCTGAAACCAATGCTAGGCTTGCATGTTGTGAGCTGTTGAATTTGGTCCAGTCATCTGTCAAGCCTCTCTCATTTACTCTGTTTAGTTTGAAGGGGAACAGATGCAGAGCATGCAAAACGATAACGACATACCTCAGAGAGCACAGTCATCTTCTTCGCCACTTCAATCTGGTAGAGACGGATCCATTCCCAGGGAACAGTTAATAACATGCACACAAGCACCATGCCTCGTACAAGCTGCAGCCACGGgtactccccctccccctccccctgtcTACCGCCTCCTGCTGGTGAGGCCAGTGCCGGCATGCTGCCAGCATCACCATCGTGCTCAGAGACAGGAGGGAGGCGCCCAGGAAGAACTGAGAGTAGATTTTCATGCACCTCACTGGACAGAAACTGCTGTTTCAGCCAGGAGAACAGGCTccacagctccattcactcagCACCCCTTCTGCACTGGTTCCcctaattgaataaaaaaaaaaaaaaaatgcaaggggaaaaaaatataattatatttatttgcatttaaaaaataaaaaaaatcaccttaGGGGTATGGCAATTAAACAGCAAGCGAGTTCTTAAACAGCTTTGTACTTTAAACATGTGGGAGCAATTCAAAAAGctgggttaaaaaacaaaattatatccTATACAAGAAAGTATAAAAAGAttactaaacataaaacatttttaatgagtGCAATCACTAAAGCACTTGGTACTTCCTACAATTAATGCTTACAGTTTCTATTTGGTATCACTAATTACTTCCAGCTTTTCACGctataaaacatttctttttggaAAATCAGAACTTAAAGTGAAGTTGGTACCTCCTGATTGGCGCACAACACCTTGTTCCTCGCTCTTCTGCTCTAAAGAAGACATTACAGTGTATGaataacatgtgtgtgtgtgtgtgtgtgtgtgtgtgtgtgtgtgtgagttcctGACCATTTCATATGCATGTGTGTGGTTGACTTCAGTATCatgacattgttatttatttatttatttatttatttaatggttgTTAAGCTGTGCGTGATTCAGTAGCATTCTCAAAATGATTAGATTACACTGAAACCAAAGATTATTTATACTGGCTGTGAAACGAAGCATTAGAAAACGTGACTCACCTCACACTGGAAAACAATATCTATAAAAGTCACTATAATACAGGAGACTACACGCCCTTGTAGAATCTAATGAgccctgcaaaaataaatacgAATCTGCCTGAAAATGTGTAATTACATGAATAGAACAGGTACTGTATGCACACGGAAATCTGCCAccaatggcatttaaaaaatgatatgtcTAAATGAATCTTAAACTGGACAGGAACTTCGCAGAGAGTATTTTAATAAGTACATGTCTTGTGTTGGGATTAGTTCTGGGGTTTGGATCACTCATCAATAGAGGCCAAAACGTCTGATGTAAATCCTGGGAGACGACTCTAAGAGCATCTGGATCCTCCCTGACACCGGCTTTTGAAAGCAGATTTGCAGGGTCCAGGTGCTGTAGATTTGCAGGGTCCAGGTGCTGCAGATTTGCAGGGTCCAGGTGCTGCAGATTTGAGGGGTACAGGTACAGCAGATTTGAGGGGTACAGGTGCTGCAGATTTGAGGGGTACAGGTACTGCAGATTTGAGGGGTACAGGTGCTGCAGATTTGAGGGGTACAGGTGCTGCAGATTTGAGGGGTACAGGTGCTGCAGATTTGCAGGGTCCAGGTGCTGCAGATTTGCAGGGTCCAGGTGCTGCAGATTTGAGGGGTACAGGTACTGCAGATTTGCAGGGTCCAGGTGCTGCAGATTTGAGGGGTACAGGTGCTGCAGATTTGAGGGGTACAGGTACTGCAGATTTGAGGGGTACAGGTGCTGCAGATTTGAGGGGTACAGGTGCTGCAGATTTGAGGGGTACAGGTGCTGCAGATTTAGAGGGTACAGGTGCTGCAGATTTAGAGGGTACAGGTACTTCACACCCCGAGGAGCCAGCGCTAGTACTGTAGTTGCCGTTCTTGTGAGGAGCTCTGCTCATCAAAGAGGAAAACATCAAAGAAACAAGACTTCAAATGCAGAATAACAACCCAAAGCAATGCTGATGACCTCCTCTGACTGGTAAAAATTATTCCACATGTGCACCGATGAATAATCTATCCCCAGAGAGGACTTGACTTGACTTCACAGCTTTAGAAATACAAACCATCTCCAATTGCAGACTTGATCAGAGGCCACATTCCATGCTGGCCCGTGTTTAGTGATGCAGGACACTGAACCCTGAGCGCTCTGCTGCTGAAGACACACAGACCCACTGGCTGACTCTATTAGGGATGCAACAATACACTAAGGAAACGGAAATATAATGCGTAGTTCATAAACCTTTATCAGCACCATACCGGAAACAATACCAAACGTCATTGAAATATATTCATAGTAATTATTAATCACACTTATTCATCATTCACAAGTCGTTTGGTGGACCACAGGTAGTGATGGACGGTTTTTGGTCACATATGAAATAACACACACTGTATCAAGATACAGTAAAGTACATCGATGTCTACACCTGTAGCTCATGCATTACTATCGTTTAAAAAGTACTACTGCCCTAAAATCCGCCCAGTTGTGTTGCATATGGTAAGATCATCAGTCATCAATTATCACTTAAAAGGCAGATTATACGGTTCAgtgctgtttatatatttaagCTGAACCGATCTCATCAAGCGATCAAGGCAGAACTGTTTTGCTATGTTTATTGTCAACACATTGTCTTCCCTTTTGGCAGCTGAGCTGCAAATGAAATGCGGTCACCTGACACTGTGGCATCTTCAGCAAAGCCTTATTCTGAAGCCAAGTATACTATGAGCACAGCATAAGCCTTACTGTAAAGAAACAAATCAGAAGTGTCCAATGCTTACTCGTGGTGGGAACCCTGTGCCGAATTCAACAACTAACAAGGAGAGGGTGTTTGTTACTGGACTGGGCTGGGTCACACCAGGGAGACGTTCATCCACAGGTGGCGAGCGGCTCTCTCAATGACAGGGAGTTCAGTTTCCTCATCTTCCCACCTTGATATTCCTAACGATGTGTTACTGCTGCTCTTCCTCTTACACAGCACATGCTAATTGAGATGTATCCTAGCTTCACTGCGCAGGCATGCCAGGTGCTTACATCTCTATTAAAAGATGCCCGCAAGCCAATCTGAAGCCTCTCCCAACACTGAATGTCTTATTTATCATGTGGAAAAGAGACAAGGCACCCTGGATAGCTATGCCTATTATTAACTGCCTGAGATCCACCCTCTATAGCCTGCTGTAGATCCTGTGAAGTGATTCCTGCTCAAACAGTTTTATTGAACAGGGCAGCTTTGGTAGATTTTCTCTTACATGCTTTCAATTTGTACTGTAAATGACAGTGCAACAGAAAACTGTCTGTCAAACCAAACAACTGTACCAAGCCAAATATCTGGAATGtatttgggtttgtttttgttccataaAAGAATTCTAAGTAACCGCATCAAACACATGTCATGCAAAGGAagtgaatacaaaaatgacaagtGAATCCAGTAACAGCACTGGTCCTGTATACAGTGTGTCTCTTCTTTTGATTAGACGGTTTGATATACCAGAGCGGAACATAATCAAAAAAGAAGTGCTGGCACATGACATCACTAAGACAGAGACCTCTATCCAGAGCAGGATGCCAAACCATTTCTGAGAGAACATGCACATCATCTTGTGACTATGGCAactaaaacatttcagaaaaataaatacattttatttttccccGGGGGGCTTCGTCGGTCAATACTTTGCAGATGATTTAGCACCTTATAAAAAGGAAAGTGTGGTCTCCAAGTGTGAGCTAACACTGCACTTTCCAGCTGCTTAACAGATAACCAATAATACTAACCCCCTCCCTCGAGAAAACATCAAACACAAGAACACACAGCCCTCGCAGTCCCACCCACACTCACAACATGTGacacagaacacagcacagcaacacaacatCATCCCGGTGTCACCACACAAGGACTGCGAGTCTAGCATTCTCACTGGCTTAGTTTGCACGTCCCACCCACACACGCAGGGTTACATAACTGCTCCACCCAGACTGCAAGCAGCAGTGCTGGGGGCTCTCTGTACACACCCACTAGGGCACCAATTAATTGGTCCCCCGACTGGTCTTTCTATAATTACGAGAGCCTAAAGGTCTTTAATAGCACAGACTGCTTATCAGCACCTTCATATGTGCATGTGAGTTACACTTAGCCACTCCTTTGCGATAATGACCCTTCATGTTCTCACACcacctgcttgttttttttacattcaattcTATTATACTCGATTCTTACAGGCCCATATGTCATACATAAGGACTCTGAGTCAACAGATAATGCACTGAATTGGGTATTTTCAGATTTGGAACATTCCAGATGCATTTCACACATTCTAGTTGTGTTATTGTGTGCTGAAAAGTTCCAGTGATAGGTCCAGTTTTGTCAGATGGATGTCAGGGGGTGGGGACCCTAAAGGGTTAATGTTACAATATCACAAAACATACATTCATCATTCACTACATGACAAACCTGCTAAAAAACTTAACTAGGAGtccatttgtgtttgtttaagatTAACTGCAATGccatttatacagtatgtgcaccACATAAAAACATTCCATAAGGCTGTATGGATTGAGAACAGGGTTCATAGCTGCTTGTTATTTCTAATGGACATCTTTATTGCGAGCATGCTGACTGCAGCGCAAAACAAAGTGCTGGGATACTGTATGACTGAGTGCACCCTGCCTGCTGTCACTGCTATGAAGACACTCTTTGAAGTAGAAGTACACTGTGTAAGCTATAGGGTTAACGAACCCCTGTTTATTCTACCTAATTTGAACTGTTGCGTTTCCTTTAATTAACTGAACCCCTGCGAACTTGTCAGATGAGATTTACAGTTTGAGCATGTTGGGATTTGCACAGGATGCACTCGTTCAGTGCCAAAGCCGTCCTGGTTTCAACCGTCGAGATATTCTTCACTTCCAACAGCCGAGTCAATGCTTGTACCTGGAATAGACACTATACACCAGaacaacaaacacagacacaccttCCAGAACAGGGAAAAGACTGCATCAGGGTGCAAGCTGAAAACAGACGCATTCAAATCGTTTTTATTCAGCAAGTGCCGGTTCAGCCAAGCATCTCCTCACAGTGACAGCTCAGAAAACAGTAACTTTCATTATCCCTTTTCTTTCACCAACACGACTTTGTTATTTTGTTCTTCCACAGAGTTCTGTCAAAACCCCACCATTTGTCTTATCCTTGAAGAAGTCTAGTATGGtcaaaatgttaactttttttttttttttttttttttaaatattttttagattTCCACTCTAAAATACCCAAGCCTTCTGCTTGCAATGCTGGCGCccccttgtgaaaaaaaaaaaaaaaaaaaaaaaaaacaaagtccgCGCACTGGAATAAGGATATTACTTGGATCAGTGTTCATGGAATAATTGTACATGTAGACCTGGTAACAACTGAGATTGCTTTACAACGGGGTCTATTTAAAACTAGCTATTTTATAAACAAACTATATTTTctctgggaaaaaaagaaatcacagcaCCGTCTGTTATTATTTGAAGAAAAGTAAGGAAACAGTGCCCTCTGGTGGTTCAAAGCTGTACTAAATTAAATATTGACCGTTTAAGCAATTATGAATACTGACAACGAAACGGACTTCAACAGTCGCCAGGGTTACAGATACAcacaacaaactaaacaaaacaaacaaacaaaaaaaaaatgtcaaaaaaggttttaataaatACCTTCATTTCAAATCTGTGACAGTTTAGTCTCAATTTACATTATCAACAAACAGAAGGTAATTCGACAACGTGTGTCTCTAGGCAGGAGGAACTCCCCATGAAGAGTAAGAACAGAGTACCTCGATGTAAGGCTTGCAAACTTCAAGCGGTGGTTAAATGTCTGTTGTCGTGAATACAAAGAAAGgggtttatgttttgtttttatatttgttacatttgttttattgcaatACCTTTTTTGCACCGTCAGCGAGCCAAGAAACTGTATCCGGTTTAAGTGCAGCCTGATAAACACGAAACAAGATGCGCCGCGACAGAGCTGGGTGGAAGTGAAGGAGTGAGTCTGGCGTCTTTATTGAAGGGTTGGGAAAACACGACACGCGTGTCTGGCCGGGTGTTAGGAGACGTTATGAGAGTTTTGTACTGACCCCTCTTTCCTGGTGGCGCTAGATGCAGATGCAACCATACGCACACTATCCATTCTTGTTATACAGAACTGGCTTTACAAAGATCACATGAAAGAAAAGGATATGTTTTATGCAGCGTGTCCCCATTTTAATGCTGGTTAAATGGTTGTTTTAAGCTGTTTAATGATAGTTTTAATGCTACTTATAATGCAAATTCCTTGTTTCTACCCTTGTGTGGAAATCTGCACTGGTGTGATGTTGTTCTGTCATCATTGCCAGTGAAAGCGAGTGGGATTTTTACTGGTGTGATGTCGGATGGCTCCGGGAAAATACGGGCGCTGAAATTCCAATACTAACAGTTTATCAgttgagactcccattgcatagcagctggAGTCATTTCAGGCCTTAATAGGACTGATAAATCAAACATCAGCCTAATTTGACATATCCTGGTACCAGCAGGCTCCTCTGTAACGAGCTCACAGTAAAGCCTGCAATGGTTTTGCACTGCTGTGAAATGAAGGTCGTGTATGCTGCAGTCACTCGTGGGTTAGGGTGCCTTTGGTGTGGGGTTGGAAATGATGCACCCCTTCTTCAGGTGTGTTTAGTGACTGGCTCTTGTTCCCCTGGGAAGCTGACTCGTAAGAATCTGATGGTGAAGAACCTGAAGAGATACCGTAAGCTGCTGGAGTGCAAGGCGGGGAGGCAGGAGGCGACCAAGTGTGACTTCTTCCCCCCGCACCTTTGAGCTGCCCTGCAAGTATCACCTGTTTGTGGAGGGGTTCAAGAGGAGCCCCTGGAGCACCTGGATCACGAAGCCGGTAAGGTGAGGCCGCTGAGGTCACTCATGAGGAAGTGCTGTGATTACTCAACAGAATCAGTCTACATGCTGGGGTTTTTAGTAAGTTACAGATAGTTTTAAACTACACTATTGCTTCATTGAGGATTTTCAAAGCTCCTTCGCACTTCACTGTGTCCTTTCTGGTTGATTGCAGGTTGCCAGGTCCCAGGGAAAGGGCATCTTCCTCTTTCGCAAACTAAAGTATATCATGGACTGGAAAAAGGTAACCCATGCTATCGACTACTTTCACTCCCCATTTCTTAACAACCAGCTGTACTGCAGTTACACTGGCCTCGTCTTACAGTAacaaagcatttaccacagtGCTAAGCTTACACCTGAGTTTCTTAATACTGATTCTAGCCTTTGCCTTAATATTGAATCTCGACCCCCCCCCCTCTATTTCAGGATGGGAACCGTTCAGAGGGTCAGAAGGACAAGAAGCAGGTGGAGAGCTACGTGGGTCAGCGTTACATTGAGAATCCGTATCTCATTGGAGGTAATAGTCTCAGCTATGGCATGTTCTGAATACTAGCCAAGATGCAGTACACTTAACAATACTCACTTAGGTAGGAGATGTGGACAGAGGAATCCACAACCAAAGATATGTGAATGTGGCAGAGTGGTCATGCCTGTGTTTTGATTTAATCAACATATCAGAATAAAAACTGATCAAAGTGCAGTTGTTAattgaatatatttgtattttcctaAAACCCTTTCACACATCTAAACGGTTATAGAGTTGAACCCTTGACAGTCATTTTCCCATGCACCTGCCCTGACTGGTATTCTGGTTTCAGGCTATAAACTAATATTCTCCCTTTGGATTTCCAGGGTATGTAAATGACAGGAAGATACAGCTGAGGCAGCTTCTGAACCCCCTCCCAGGACAGAAGAAAGTATGACAGGAAACAGCCAACCCACAGAGGGATTGAGAGATCAAAGGAAGAGGACTCGGACAAGCCAGAGCAGAAAGAGAACAATAGTGACATCAGTAGTTAGGCTGACCAgcagttaaaacatgttttagtaatcattttttaaaacaagactcaAGTGGATGACAGTTCTGTAGCAGCTttaccggaaaaaaaaaaaacacattttattttaatcgtGGTAACAATGCAGTCCCAACAATGTGATTGATGGATCCTGGTGCATGTGCCAGACTACCTTAAAAActaaacgattttttttttttttttttggccgaAACAAGTACACAATGGGTGATCACTGTGCCAGCATGGCTTACCGAGGTGTTGTAATGACTCACGCTCACACATGAATGACTTGTACCCTCTGAATATTTCACTCAGGCCCTCTGTCTAGTGCAAGCTCACCAAAGACAGAGAGGAGATGCATTACAAATACACTGCCATATTGAAGTGAAAGACAGACTCTGAACCAAGGCTCCTATTACAAAAGACAAGTTTTTAGTccacacaaacaagcaaagactTCTGTCCACGGCAGGTAACACAGTTACAGTCACAGCTGATTCTCCAAGACGATGAACCCTGGGTGGAGTTCATCTTCTGAGTTGCATGTTAACAGCCTGCAGCTCCTCTTTCGTGAGTGGGGCGAGGTTGAAACCCCGGAGTTCTGGCTTGCCTGGGAACAGAGAGATGATGTAAAGGTAACATGGACAGCAGCCTTTGATCAGACAGTGCTGCTTATGATAAAAGCTTGCAGTGTGTAGAACAGAGTGGTCGAGTGTATGAGCAGATATTCTTTACAGCCTTGCAGTGTTTAGGACGGGGTTCTGAAAACTCATCTGAATGACAAATTGACAAGGGAAAACGGAATGGGTTTCATACCTTGCAAATCGTTCAGTCGATTCACTTTCGCTTTCAGTTGGTTTCTTAGATCGCAAATCTCCTTATCAAGCTGTTTCTGGTCTGTgaagaacaataaaaaataacaaatgtaataaattgaaaatgttaaCCTCCGATGGAACGACATTCCAGGGCAGAAGCTGCCTAGTGCAAGCTTAGAATTCCTTAAATGTGCAAACCTTTTTGAATCATCTCTTTGGTCTTTGTTCTAGGTAGCTTAATGAACATGTTCCCAAAGCAAACCTTCACCttgtctgaaaataaataaataaataaatgaagtgttCTGTTAAACAACATGCTGTCCAAGACCAAAAAAAGCACCTCACAGAATTTTGATAAAACAATAAATCAGTCTCATTCACAGACATAATTTAAATGCTACAGATCAACACAAATTATGATAAATTTAATTCTAAATGTgaacacatacacactttgaatTACTGATGgtgagattatacacacacacacacatatatagattatacacacacacgcacgtttTGGAAGTTGCATTGTTTGGCCATACATTTGATTCTGAACACCAGGAGATTGAACGTGCTAATGACGGCCCAGTTCACGAACATAAGCGGTAGAATTCATGACAAGCCCAGAAACAGCCCTGTCTTACCAGCCTGCTCTCTGTCACCTTGCAGCGCTCTCAGTGCCTccctgtttctgtttcttttgatGTCCAGATCCACAATCTGAGGGGACCGGGTAAAACAGGTCAGGCTACACTGCGACACTACAGCGAAATGTGCTGGTAGCAAACCCTGCTAAATACATAGGTTCCACAACATGGGTGACCCCACAAAACATTGCTAAATTACGCTGCTACCAACGTGATTTTTAATCCAAATATTCCTCGTTAACAAACACTCCGTGAGCACGAAAACACGCCCCACATTATCAACAAACCAACATGTCACCGTCTATTAGAATCGCCAAATCGATTCACACGTATCTCCGCGATGATGAATACGATTTAAAAATCAAAGCGTAGAGTATGCACGTTCACTTCCTCACCTGCTGTCTATCTGCTAAAACCTCTTCGGCTGCCTCCTCCACTTCACACAGGTACTGTAACACCTTTTCAGAGTCCATCATATTTCCGGAAACGAAGCCACCACACAAACATCTCCGAGAAGGGAAACAAGGATGCATAAAGAAGTGTTCCGGGGAAACACGCTTGGCTCTTGTCACCGCGACACTGTCCTTGATTAGAACCTACAATTGCGTTATgtgccttcagaaaaaaaaagatgcaacaaTTCTGTATTTAATAATCTATGCttataaattgcaaaaaaataaataaataaataaataaaacgtgacGTGATAAGAAACAGAAATGTATATACTTGCTATGCTTTACAATAGGCAGatttattgaaaaacaacaacaaaaaaccccataaaatacagtatttgcaaaTACACAATACAACCTTCAAACGCTTGAGGTACACATTTTCGTTTCATCCCTGACTCACGAATTCTGGTTACAATCACATGTTCTAGAATAAATAGAAGCTGGTTGAAGTTCTGAACGAAACAGATCCTGACATTGTTTTGGACTCTACAATTAACCCATTTAAACCAATTATtagtaaatgtgtttgtgtgtgtcgaTTTTCAGAATCATTTCTGTGTAACAAAAGATGTGTGTGTGAAGttctacaataaataaaatgataggacacactaaaaaaataagttatttcagTAACCCGCCAAATATACATTCAACGTATGGAACACCTTATTGTAACAAAAAGGTTCATGTAAACTTTAAATCACGTTCTGTAACGTCGTTCCCAAGACAGCAGCTAAGCTTAAcgtttataaacaaaacaagcacct includes these proteins:
- the pdrg1 gene encoding p53 and DNA damage-regulated protein 1; translation: MHPCFPSRRCLCGGFVSGNMMDSEKVLQYLCEVEEAAEEVLADRQQIVDLDIKRNRNREALRALQGDREQADKVKVCFGNMFIKLPRTKTKEMIQKDQKQLDKEICDLRNQLKAKVNRLNDLQGKPELRGFNLAPLTKEELQAVNMQLRR